In Poecile atricapillus isolate bPoeAtr1 chromosome 1, bPoeAtr1.hap1, whole genome shotgun sequence, the sequence AATGAACAGCTCGCACAGGAGGGGCTGAGAAGGACCTACCTCAGAGTAACCAAATGACCCGGGGAGATGCTGGGTCACATCTTTGCTCTCAGCATGAAGGATGGCAGGGAGCAATGTGAGCTCCACCTCCCTTTCCTCTGAAGCAAATCTCCCAGCCTTCAAATtataaacaaaaccccaaaactcaaaTTTGGCTACTGGGagcatttttaataaagagACCTAAAAAACCTGATTCCCTTCCCCAGCAGAGGCATGGCAGGGCAGTGCTTCTGGGCCACTGTGGGCAACCCTCCATTTATAAACTCTCCTTGGCTACCAAGGAAGactaactgaaaaataaaaaaaggctgTTTTTGACTATGAAGGTATACTTTTCTATGCCATTTATCCCAGCCATAGATTGCTCATGCAATTTTACAAGCCAAACCTCCAAATCTGAAGGGTGAAATACAGGTGATAATTGACTCCATTAGCCCAACAGTTCTCTATTTGTTGCTGGTATTTACAAAAAATACACACAGGCTATTTGGTTTTGATAGTTAATGCATGAGTTTATCAGAGAGAACATATCCTGTGCTTATATTCACACACAatgtttatttacatttttaaagcatgtttACTGACCTTAGCAAATAGTTTTTCCAAGAAAGCTGCTCTCAGGTTAAGTAAATAACGAAATGATCTGAAGATTATTTAATGAGGGAAGTGACTCACTGTCCTAACAACTGGAGGGCCTCCACCAGGAATGCCTGGAAACCCAGCCAGAGGGAAGAGTCCCATGGTGTGGAGAgatgtggtgctgtgcaactGGGGGAACGtgaggtttgcagtgcccaggAATGGGGGACATTCTTGAAGCCTAAGTTGGGAAGTGGCATTTTTGGATGGCACAGGTCTTTTCCTGGGAAGGGTGAGATGCCCTGCGTGCCTGTATCCTTCGGAGCTGTGTCACAACAAGCACAGGCACAGTGGGCAGGGCACAGAGGTGCGTGTGTACCCCCAGCACGATCCAGGCACTGCCTGAGCAATGTCTCAGGCCAGAATTAGACTTCCCTGCCGAGTTTTCCCCCTCTCACAGGGCCTGTCTAGCCCGATGCTGCGCTGCCCATCCCAGCGCCTCCTGGACAGGATCGTGCGGCGCTACGCGGAGGTGCCAGACGCCGGCAGCATCTACATGGATCACCTCACGGACCGGGACAAGCTGCGCCTGCTGTACACCCTGGCAGTGAACTCACACCCCATCCTCTTACAGGTACGTGCCACCCTGCCCCAGATTGAAACACCACCCCACAACCCCTCACGAGCAAACCCTCGCATGAGATGTGTGTCAGCCTCAGGTGCAGAGGAGCCCCAGCCCTTTGGCGGCTTCCTGGCCTTCAAAAAGCACATTTCTTCTATGGGGTTGGGTGGCTGAAGTGGGGTGAAGTTGGGTGGCTGGGTGCTCCCTGCATCAGTCTGTGAGGCTGGGGAGAGATAGGGGACCCCAGGTGCGTTGTTGCAATAGAGAACAGTGTAATCCAGGGTTTTACCCATCCCCAGTATTTCAAAGAGTTGGGTTTGCATTGCTAATGCATTACATAAAATCATGGCCTGTTTCTGAAAGAGAAAGAGCATCATTTCCATGCTCCACATGccagtgctgtgttttctgttcaCCTGCCACTGGTAACTGGCTCTGGGTTTCAAAACTCTGGGTTTGAAGGCGGTGATCTGGGAGGCCTCACACCCTTCCCCTGGACCCCTTCTGACCTGTCTGGCATGCAGCTCCTCTCTTTCCCTGTTTCCAAGGCAGAATCCTcacctctccccatcccaccttTAGTCCTCACTGCTGGGTCTTGCAACCCCTCATGATTCCATGAAGAAAAAATGGCAGTGGCAGCATCATCCATCCCTGGCCCCAGGCCACCGCTGGACTCAGCAACTCCCAGGGCTCTGCGTGGTCCCAGGGAGGGGGAATGGTGCTCGTGCTCTGGGAGGCTCCTGGGGGTCATTTTTGGCCCAGTTAAGGGTCACTGGGACATGAAGCTGTGGCCCTTAGCACTCTGGAGATGTGGGAATACAACttgaagaaatgagaaaaacatgccaaaagagaaaaagctaGATTATTCACAGCACAAGGGAGAAATAACCTTAAACATGAAACTGGATGGGTTCATAATGGCTTGTCAGGGTCTGAGGTGCTGGGGACACGGATGAGTTTTAATGCAAATGACAGAAAGCTTTGTGCTGGCGTTGCTCAGCAGTCACACATTTTGGTTTCCTCCTGGGATAACTGTGCTGCAGAGATGCAgggagcccagcccaggtgtCTCCACTGGAGCAAACACCCACCACTTCTGTCCCTGAGACTGCAAAGTCTCTTACAAATGAGCCTGGCAGTTCTCACCAATTAGCAAAAACTGTTTTAGCCCTACCTCAACTCCAAGCTGTGACTTCATCTGTTCAGTGCTCATGAGGGACCCATCAAAGACACCTAAAATTAGCTGTTCTGTGGCTAAAATTTTCATGAATCTGAAAACTATTATTATCCTGGACTTTCCAGTTGGTCTCTCTTACAGAATAAGTCTCGAAATACCAGATTCTTCCTTCATTACACAAAAGGATGGTGAGAACAAAAAAGCATCCTAACTCCTCCAGGATGGGGACTAGGTACCTTtcccagctgccagggctggatgggGCAAGGAAGGGTTGCAGGCTGACTTAGAAACCACAACACAACCCTGCTGCTTGGAGCCAGAAAGGGCTTTCTGAGAGAGAGGTGGGTCCATGGGCTGAGGGCTGGGGTAATCCCCCCGTTCCTGCTCTTCCCCACAGATCTTCCCTGACGTGGAGGGCTGGCCCTTCCCGCGGTACCTGGGCTCCTGTGGGCGCCTGCTGGTCAGCGCCAGCACCCGGCCCCTGCGCGACTTCTTCGGCGCGGCCCCCGAGGTGGCCGCAGACCtggccctgcagctcctggccgtGCTGCGCTCCATGGCCACCAATGACCTCAACTACTTCTTCTACTTCACCCACGTGGACGCTGGCACCTTCGGCGTGTTCAGCAACGGGCATCTGTTCATCCGGGATGCCAGCACCATGGGCATCATCGACAAGGAGGAAGGTACTCAGCGGGCTCCGTGGCTGCGCATCTGTCACGGGAGGGCTCGGGAGGCAGGGCAGACAAATCCTTCCCCTTCTACCCTTGGCTCtactgctgcctttttttttttttttaattaaccaaACACCACTTACTAAATTAAATAATGAGAAGTTCACGGAGAGATGTAccatcagcagctcctgccgTCCTGGCTCTGAGTCGAGAAGGCGACGGGTGTTTCGTTTGTGTGGTCGGTGGTTTGGTGCCCACTCTgtggctggcagcagctttcagtgTGCACGGTGTGCTGGCTGCTCTCTTTTGAAGTCttccttttaaaacttttgtCATGCATGTGTCAACATTTGCAAGCAGAAATTTTGTAATTCTAAGTAGTGGGTGAAATTGGACTCTTTATGTGCATTTATCACATTGACTAATAATGGTCATATATAAtacttcttcttcttcttcttcttcttcttcttcttcttcttcttcttcttctccttctccttcttcttcttcttctaataataataataataataacaaaatccCTCTTTTTGACACTTTTACATAAAATCAAGGGTTCCTATTCAATTTTCACAGCTTACATTGGTCTAGCCCTGCAAGTAGAGCTAGGCAAAGACTCTTCTTCCAATAATTTAACAGTTTCATTTTGAATATTCAGATTTTCAAAAGGTTTTTTCTTCAGCTCACACATTCAGCTGAGTAGGTCTCAAATATTCAGaagcagctgtcagaaaatTTTCCACTGGATTTCCTTTGCTTATCCCAACAGCTATGACTGTTAACTTGACTCCAGCTCAATGAGCTGTTGTTGCAATGCAATGATTTTGGTTAACATGGAAAGAATTACAGGTCTGGCTATTTGTGGTAGTTTTTTGTAGGAACTCCACATTTTAGATTTGTACTccaattctcatttttttctgcgTCAGCTTGACTTGACAGACTCATCTCCAGTTCCTCTGACAGGCAGTTCTGCAGAGCTCTGTCATTcagaaaaatatacatatttcaGGAGCGAGAAAATTGGCTCATACACAGCTTCAGCACTGAGCAATTTGTGAAAGGTGGTCACATCCTTTAGATAGTAACAAACCCCGCGTTAACACAGAGATACAGATAATCTGTGACTGTCCAGGAGCTCACTACTGCGTTCCTAACAAGCGGATTAATTGCCCCCAACAGGGAGCCAGCTGATCGATGGCCAGCAGGAGTACAGAGATATCTTCAGCTGCCTGACTGCGGACTGCCAGTCCTCATTTGTGTCCTGTGACTCCATCAGGGAGAAGCACAGCCTCGTCTTGGTGTGTCAAGGTCTTCTGCCGAAGCTCCTGGCGGGGAAATTCCAGCCCCCCGTGCAGGAGAGGATCGACGCCTTCCTGCAGCGCTGTGCCCACGGCCTGGGCGACGGCCGCGGTGCCAGCGAGGCCATGGCGGAGCTGGCAGAGATCCTGAAACCTCTGCGGTCCTGCGACTCCCGCTTCGCCTACCGCTACCCTGACTGCAGATACAGTGACAAATACTGACACAGGAGCGGTCCCCAGCAAGGGCTGGGGCACTGACAGCCCCCTGACAGTGCGGGAAGCGAGAAGGAACCGGGGTGGCTGGAAAGAGCTGCCCTAAATCCGGGGCGTGTaggagagagcagagagcaCGTGGGATTTATTATTTATCTCCCAAAGATGCATTTTTCACATGGGATATAGACATGATGTGTGGTTTATGGATTGTTAACGTTGTCATGACTGACAAGGGGCCACAGGACTAATAAATCTCATTCACATGTTTTGGCCTTGGAAGAGTTTCCCATGCCATTTGTTGGAAAGCAAGGCAGGATGCTCACAAACAGCTAGATAGAAGATCTTTATTGCCAAGAAACTCTTTCTGATGGagattatatataaataatatgggatggatggatggatggatggatggatggatggatggatggatggatggatgatggatggatggatggatggatggatggatgatggatggatggaagcaTTTAAGACTTTCCTTGTGGCTATTTTTAATGTGCTAAGGATCACAGATGAACTGAACGACCGGATCAGTTCTGTACCACCACCCATCACAGCTCactttcataaaatatttaaattttataactTTGATGGCACACAGAACAGAAAGACACAATCAACAGCATTAAAAAGCTCAAAGGTTCCATGTTTCTTGAGACTTAATTTCTCTAATCCccaaataaaattacttctagTCTTTCCCAAGTCAATGGGACAGTAATCAGAGACTGATACAGGGCTTTGGTttaagatgagaaaaaaaacacagctctgggatgggattgTTCAGCagatattttcacatttttctctctgaagtgGAGGAACCATTTGCACAAAACCATTCAGACGAGAAAATCACCTTAAGAGCAGAAGGAGCACAGACAGAGGATGAGACATTAATTTACAATGAGCCTGACAAGACTTGCCAAATACTCAATACTCCAGTGTAGGTGCAGGGTCACCCCCCAAGAGCTGTGGAGATCTGAGTTCTGACCAGCAAGAGCTACAGCCATCCTCATCCCTTTGCCTTCCAGAGGAGGAACTTGCAAGCCAGTCCCCAAAGTAGTGAGTCAGGCACTTGAAATTTGGGGTGGTAAACTCAtttgacagcagctgtcaaGCCAGGGCTAGAGCCAGGTGCCTCATTTCACACAAGATGGTTGCAAAAGTGGCAAAACACAACTTCTCTCACCCAGAATCTGTCAGTCCCCCTCATGTGAGCTCCCTGTGAGGTGTCAGAAGCCCACACCAAACCTTCCCTGATGTGTAGTGGTCAGGCAGATGTCAAATGAGTTTGGGGCTTTCTCCTGGGATCTAGGCATGCAGGAGTGACTGAGCAAATTTGACTGAGCTGAGTAAGAAACTAGGCTTTCTGGATCATCTACAAGAATTTCCATCATGGAAGACTCTTCTAGCTATTGTTCAAAAAAATTTGTTCACAGCGTAAAGGCAGAAAAAGATGCGAGTGCACTTGCATTGCCAGCGGTTGTTCTGACTTGTGCTGCACGGTGAAGGAATGCAAATCCAGGTTTTGTGTTGGCTGTGAGGGGCTCTGTGCACACAGAGCATCCTGGGGTTCCAGGCAGGTGTGGGTGAAGGCTGATGAAACAGGTTGGGCATCCAAACCCACACACACAGGCCTGACATGGGGGAAATTACTGACTCGGGACAATTATTTTGCCTTTCTTCCTGGCATAAAGTACCATGTGCACCTTTTACCTCTCAAGATGTAGAAAcattgaaaataatttgtagGTAAGTTTAGCTGCAGGCCCAGATGGTCAGACAGCAAAGAGGTTTAAATATACAGCCTCAGCCATGGCTGCAGCTCTCTTTCCTGGTTTCAGTCTATTTCTACATCATGGCTctcttccagaaagaaaaacatgtccTTCACTGGGATCCACAAGGCTGTCTAACAACCTGCTTCCATCAGTTTTTCTTGAATTTATCTGCATCTCCAGTCTCTTGGGCTGTGGGTTTACCTGGGTTAGCTCTGGGCTCCTTTTCCTCCAGAGATTATTCCTGTGTGTTTCTCTGCTGGAAGCACAGAGGAGACACAGAGGATGTGTGTGCTCAGCACCTTAGAGGATGTCAGGAGCAGGATCCCTCAGGAATAGTCCAGCACTGGGCAGAAGGACAGAAATGTGTCACACAGGCCCTGGTAACTCACAACCCTAAAGAGCTGGGGGTCAGAAACACAAGAGCTGTGGTTTTACTTTTGCTGCTTGGACTCATTTGGCAAGGCTGCAGCAGAAGCCTTGAGACACGTAGCATCTATTTTTACAGGGTTTGATTCAAAGTTGTTAAAGCTGAGAGGAGTCTCCCCGCTGCTTTTAATAGACTTTGATAcgaatttaaatgaaaaaaaccacacatgATTAAAAATAACGAAATTGTGCATTTACAAATTATTAAAGCATTGGGATCTGTGTTCTTCACCAGTTTCTCTGCAGACATTGAGTACAAAGGCCAGGCTTATACAGGACTGTGACTAATAAGCCGGCCATAAAGTCAGTCCATGGCCTCAGAGAACAATAATTTTCCTAAACTAAATCTCATTTCCCTATATTTCCCtggcctcttttttttttttttttttaattgccaaTTTTTActcttaatattttcctttttcttggcaGTCAAACTCTGGAATTAGTGCCCACCCTGTCTGCCAGCTTCAGTCAAGCCTTCAAATCCTAGTAGGCCAAGCTCCAAAAGGATGTGAAATTAACTTATAAATGGCATTTATTTAAAACCTAATCCTTCCCAAAAGAACTATCAagcaattttttcctctctgtgttcAAGTTATTTCTGTCAGTGGCTTTGTTTGAGCCTTTGCAAACTGTTCCTGGTAACAACTTCCACTGTTTCCACAGCAGACAAGAATGGCAGGAGAGAACTTCTACCAATCTCCCAGTCAACCTCAGCACCTCCTTCATCTGAGGGTAATTTGCCTTTATGCCCAACTGCCTAGCAGGTGTCTTTCTCAGTGCCCTATGTCccacatatttttaaagtttccaTGTCAAGAGGTTtgtaaaactgtattttttgcCTTATTTTGATTAGCAGTGTATTTTGACACTGTCATTTCTCTGGGAGTTGAGGCTGCTACTTgtcctggggtttggggattcAGATTTCCCACTCCATAGCTTTTGTGGGTGATAATTTCTTGCCACACTTTGCAGACACACACATCCccttccctgccagctcccagcttcCCACAAGGGGCTGCCCAGAAAACATTGTGGCATTTTGGAGAACATGGAACCACCACTCAGCAGCTCCAGTCCACAGGAGCAGCCAGTCAAGCACATCTTATGCATCTTTCCAGCCAGCTCAGCCAACATCAGTTGTTTGCAGGTGCTTTTCATTTGCCTTCTGGTTTGCTGAGACTTTAGGATGCACTTGGGTCCCATTTGCCAATTACTCTCTACAGCCAGGTGCTCTAGATGCTTTATTGCTAATTCTTCCTCAGCTTCTCCCATCATCCCATGAATCTGGAAAGTAGAGCTTTAACAAAAATACTGAGTGTCATGAGATGTTATGAAATCACAAGAACCAGCTCTGTGGTGTTCTGAATTGGTTCACCAAGACACATTAATTTGATTAACAGGTGAGTCTGGCTGCTACTGTACCCTCTGTTCCCCTAATTCAGCGCTGAAAGGAGCTTGGTAACCATCctgaaactgcaaaaaaaacaaacaggaatttCAGGGAAAGGCAAATGAAATGAAGCAGCTACtccaggctgggggctgggagaggcatGCACTGTTTCTGCCTTATGGATTACAGAATACAGGCAGACCTGTCTGCTCTCCTCCACAAGCTGGTCTCAGCCAGAGTGGGGGCACTGGGGTTTTAGGATGACCTGAACAACTGACAAGAGACCCCAGGGAAGGGTGAGGACGATCCAAAAGTCCAGAAAAAgtgaagagggaggaaaagacaGGTGGAAAACGAGGGAGGAACACCTGGTAAAGatcttcagttttgtttcagTCATAGCTTTACTTGCATCATTCCACCTTTCTGCTCttccacaaaaccccacagTATCTATTCCTTGCAACACAGAGTATAAATGACAATAGTTAGTCTAGAACAAACTTTTCAGGTGTTTGAAGAACAAGAATACACCAGCCTGTTCCCTGGGGACATGCAGGTTTAAGAGAAGCAGCTTGTCAGGTTTTACAACGCTCTAGTACTACTCAGCAAGGATGCACAGAGCTTCAGCCCTCGCCTTACACAGTTCATTTGCTACATTGCATGCAAAGGTAGCTCTTTAGACTTAACACCCACTGAAATGTCATGCAAGGTTCAGCATATTCTGTGTTTGAAAAGGACCTTGTCAGTCACAcgggagttttttttttcctccctttcagaATTTAAACATTCATTTGGATAAAGGCTTGTCAGATTCATTCCTCTAGTGATGACTTAAAATAGTGAGTTTTCtggctttgaaaaaaattatcaagacACTTGAAATAATTCAGGGACTTTTCACAGGGATTGAAACCTCCCTCTGTTCACATTCTTGGTGCAGAATGAGTAAGAGAGAAGATCACCTCTGGGTGTTCACTCTGCTCTGGCTGGAGCAGATGTAGACATTtactcattttttcccccagcatcCAAAGACGAAGATGGAGAAAATGAAGTTCCTTTCTGTGTAGTTATTTCTACAAAGCAGAACAAAGCAGGGATTTGTGTACATTTCAGGCACTGCTAAGGACAAGAGGAGAAGGGTGCTGGAACAATAATGCTGCTGGGGGCAAGTGCTGGGATTAAACATCTCTGCACCCAGTCAGGGCACTTGTCACCATTTCAGACATCTCTGAAAAGAGTCACTGCATCAGTGCTGGTGTTTCAAAGTGGAAATCCCTTCAGCAGGTggaggagggatgggaacaACTGTCCAGATGTCAGGAAATCAATTACTTGTCCCTTCCTGTTTCCCCTCACAGCAGTGCTTGTTCTGCCTGTCCTTTCCCCCCACCAGACACCCCCGTGGGGTGCCTTTGTTACACGAGGGATGCACAGGATGGAAGCTCCCAGGTATCAAAGCACAGGAGCAGTTGCCTGAGGAACAGGGCCAGGGGTGATGGGGCCTTTCCATCAAATGGCTGCATTGGCTGGGGACAGATATTGACAGGCGTTTGTGTCTACAAGgtgtgaaagaaaacaaaaccaaacctgcaGGAAGTGGTCTTGTTGCATTCTGTGAGTAAAATGACCagaaaaacctaaaaaaaacaGCTCCTCACTTGTTCAGTCCAAGTGCTTGGGGAAAGGCTCTCCGAAGCTGAGCAGTTTGACTTTTATTCCAACAGGAATTCTGGGGTCACCaagcccagggaagggctggccAAGCAGTGCTGAACTTTACTGCACATCCCTAGGCAGAGCCAAGCAGAGCTGtctaaaaatacagcttttgcATGACTGGGGGATTGCATGTGCAGCAAGATAAAATTACTGGGGAAGGAGGGCAGGAAAGAGGAGCTTCTGAATGGAGGACAGGAGTACAAATATGACCTTGAGGTGCCACCAAAAAATGTGTATATTTATCAAATAAAAGTCAAACCCCTCAGCACTGGCAGATCAAAGAGGAAGTATAAAAGGTCAAAATGCATGGAAAAACCAGGATCAGGGTCTTCAAAAAGCTGTCATTCCCCAGAGGTGTCCATGTTCGTGGGATTTTATGAGAGGGATTGTTCATAAATTTGATGGAAACACAGACTGAGCTAAAGGACAGAGGACTCACAGTAGTACAGAGGTAAAAATTAGGAATTCTTGGAAAAGCTGTGACCACAggttccctcttttccctgctACAGACCCAGATCCACAAGCACACTCTGAGACACTGGCCAGCTTATTTTGGGGCAGGTGGGAGCAAAGGCCCGCAGATGCagtcccccaaatcccctcctgctgctgctggacaaggaTGGAGGGAAGGCTCCCTGGCAGAGGAGTGAACTCATCCAGAAGGAAACTTTTGGAGGCTGGATTTGCGGGTTTCAGGAACAACTCTGAGCTGCATCATATCTTTTTTTAAGCCATATATGGAGCCCAGTAGGAAAGTGGGATCTGCTGTGATCTCTGCCCAAGTTTTTCTTGAAGAGCCCTGCAACAGTGGGATCTCGTTAAAGACACCACATTAGAAGCTCACAGTAAATGTGTACtgacaataaataaaaaaaatatatacacataccCCAGGTGGCTAAACAGCAGCACAAGGGAGCGATTCTAACCAAACAGACACCCTTCAAAAAGTAGGAATCAGATGCAGAAATCAGACAAATTAGATGCAAAGCTACAGTAAGGCAGCCCCAGAAGAGAAATCCAAGCTAACAGCGTGGGGGCTGACAATGAACCCTTTCTCAAAAACATCAGAGGCAGAGAGTctgccaggagagctgctgaggCCAGCAGGAAATCCCAGTGCAAGGCAGCCCAAGGAATGAAGAAATCAGTACTTTGCAATGACAGTTACAGGAGGTGTTTCAAAGAAGAAATAGGAGTAAGAACGTAAGTGACTCTGTTAAGACTAAAATCAGGTAAACCCCACCCGAGCCTCCACTCTGGGAGAGCAAGGAGCACATGAGGGAGGGTGGGGTTGTGCACTAAGACTTTGATGCTGTTTTACAGATGTTAAAGATGGTGAAAAATGGGTGGAAAAAGCATCCAATGGGTGCAAGTGAGGAGCCCTGCTCAGGGTGGGTGTGATTCCATCCAGGGCAGATTCTCCTCATGGGGAGAGAACCAGGAGCAGAGGCTCCAGGGAGCTCAGGCAGCCAAGGGAGCCTGGGAAGAGTTGGGGTTTCAGCAGAgtgcagaggaaaacaggatAACTGGAGGGGCACAGGCGTGGGAGGGTTTTCCCAGGAGAGGCCATGAGCAAGATGTCCTGAGCCTGATGAGAGGCGACTGCCAAGGAATTCCCCACATCAGGGACTGGAGGGTAGAACAAGGACACAACAGGACAAGGATCCTTCTTTGTCTTGTTTCTTACACTCCTCCCCAGACACACCACCAGAGACCTGGCCCAGTGTGCCAGCTCAAGGGAGCTCCAAATATCACAGGAATGGCAGGAACAACGACTGGGGCTCCTGGGGTGATGTCCCAGGCTGTGGTCAGGTGCCCACTGGTCATGACCAAGGAAACATCTTTCTCAGTTGAAAATGAGTCTAAAGTTTTGCAGCGTCTGTAAAATTAAAGATGTGAATAATTTTACAATATTTATGAATAAAGATATTGCAACATAGCTTCTAATGACTCACTGTCTTCTCAAGGAAACACCCTAATTTTTCACTGATATCTCCTTTTGGggaataaaaaccccaaaccaaacccagctTGAAGGAAATAACCTTATCCTGATCCAAAGAAACCGTCTTAACATCAGAGTTGTGAGTAGGAGGGAGAGAACACTGTGTAATGGCACATGGGAGCTTTGAGATCCCAGATCTATTAAAGTGCTGGTTTGCCAGATTAGCCACTTTGCATGCCTGGAAATGTTCATTCAGAACAAACTTTCATCATAATCAAAAGCAAGTTATCGGGCAAAAATGCATCTGGTTTAATTTTCAAGGGCTGATACCCTCAAGAGACTTTTTATTTCAACATCTGAAACTGCTTTCAGTGGCTGTGCATGGATTGATACAGGTTTGTCTCCTCTCACAGAGTCAAAATGGTCCAAAAAAgttgttctgctttttgtttgctttttaggGTTTGGAAAACTTTTGGCTCAGAAAATTTGCTTCCTTACCATGTGAAACTGGGAGGAAAAGGCTCAGGACACTGTCCCTCCTCCTGTCTTCTCCTGT encodes:
- the DIPK2B gene encoding divergent protein kinase domain 2B; this translates as MGRWICCLCSRVADPLMLLLVLALGCNPSTAAKASPSVPHVKPSYSFGRTFLGLDKCNACIGTSICKKFFKEEIRFDTWLSSHLKLPPSSLLSYSGNYTDDAKSWRLVDITRLTSKYQHDRADKRICTSLLKTKTCSLERALRRTQRFQKWLRAKRLTPDLVQGLSSPMLRCPSQRLLDRIVRRYAEVPDAGSIYMDHLTDRDKLRLLYTLAVNSHPILLQIFPDVEGWPFPRYLGSCGRLLVSASTRPLRDFFGAAPEVAADLALQLLAVLRSMATNDLNYFFYFTHVDAGTFGVFSNGHLFIRDASTMGIIDKEEGSQLIDGQQEYRDIFSCLTADCQSSFVSCDSIREKHSLVLVCQGLLPKLLAGKFQPPVQERIDAFLQRCAHGLGDGRGASEAMAELAEILKPLRSCDSRFAYRYPDCRYSDKY